One window of the Periophthalmus magnuspinnatus isolate fPerMag1 chromosome 6, fPerMag1.2.pri, whole genome shotgun sequence genome contains the following:
- the LOC129456299 gene encoding cocaine esterase-like: MKLHTYFIVTLILGLFFHPQGDSADQHAPVVQTSLGILKGGYVTVKGKETGAHAFLGVPFAKPPVGPALRLAPPQPVEKWSGVKNATEQPPMCVQNKAVLGNLASKLGIKVETPDISEDCLYLNIYTPANRDSDAKLPVMVWIHGGRFTSGAASAYDGSALAAYEDVVVVLIQYRLGLLGFLSTGEKDMAGNFGLLDQVEALKWVQQHIHNFGGNPDQVTIFGESAGGISVSYLFLSPLSNGLFHGGIAGSGTAVIFDILQKDPLITATMAANMSGCSLESPEIIGNCMKNVDLQKLVALTEVQGLKPRIRVDGFFLTKSLHELFHNHEQLNIPFMTGITSNEGGWLFSNFLAPKNWREGMTRDEIKGVLSIFYPYEPKDVALNLIIDEYTGKSEDPKILRTAFTDILADLIFIIPALITAKAHTEAGAPVYVYEYNFVPPRLKKTRPEFVGADHADDLFTVCGFCFTTTHVKLMEECSKEEENVTRTVMKYWANFARTGSPNGDGLVHWPQFGQEENYLFIDTEQVVRQQLRKERNVFLTQTLPKILEELKKEEHMEF, encoded by the exons ATGAAGCTCCACACATACTTCATAGTAACTTTaattttggggttgttttttcATCCTCAAGGTGACAGTGCAGATCAGCATG CTCCTGTTGTTCAAACTTCTCTGGGCATCTTGAAAGGTGGTTATGTGACAGTGAAAGGCAAAGAGACTGGAGCACATGCCTTTTTAGGAGTCCCGTTTGCTAAGCCGCCTGTGGGCCCAGCTCTTAGACTTGCTCCACCTCAGCCTGTAGAAAAATGGAGTGGAGTGAAAAATGCAACTGAACAACCTCCCAT GTGTGTTCAGAATAAAGCAGTGTTGGGAAACCTTGCCTCCAAACTAGGCATTAAAGTAGAAACTCCAGACATTTCAGAGGACTGCCTTTACCTCAACATTTACACTCCTGCAAACAGAGATTCTGACGCCAAGCTCCCT GTTATGGTTTGGATCCATGGAGGAAGATTTACTTCAGGTGCAGCTTCTGCATATGATGGTTCTGCGTTGGCTGCGTATGAAGATGTGGTGGTCGTGTTGATACAGTATCGCTTAGGACTTCTGGGATTTCTCAG CACTGGAGAGAAAGACATGGCTGGAAACTTTGGTCTTTTGGATCAGGTGGAGGCTCTGAAGTGGGTGCAGCAGCACATCCACAATTTTGGTGGGAACCCAGATCAAGTCACTATATTTGGGGAGTCTGCTGGAGGAATTAGTGTATCTTATTTG TTCCTTTCACCTTTGTCAAATGGACTGTTCCATGGTGGAATTGCAGGGAGTGGCACAGCTGTAATCTTTGATATTTTGCAAAAAGATCCTCTTATCACCGCAACG ATGGCAGCAAACATGTCTGGCTGCAGCCTTGAAAGTCCTGAAATTATTGGTAACTGCATGAAAAACGTTGATCTACAAAAACTAGTGGCACTCACAGAG GTACAGGGACTGAAACCTAGAATAAGAGTCGATGGATTTTTCTTGACCAAATCTTTACATGAACTGTTCCATAATCATGAACAACTAAATATTCCTTTTATGACTGGTATAACAAGCAACGAAGGTGGCTGGCTTTTTTCCAAT TTTTTGGCGCCTAAGAACTGGAGAGAGGGAATGACTCGGGATGAAATTAAAGGCGTACTGTCCATCTTCTACCCCTATGAA ccTAAAGATGTAGCTCTGAACTTGATCATAGATGAATACACAGGAAAAAGCGAGGATCCCAAAATACTCCGGACGGCCTTCACTGATATTCTTGCAGATTTAATTTTCATAATCCCTGCGCTGATAACTGCAAAAGCTCATACAG AGGCTGGAGCTCCTGTGTATGTTTATGAATACAACTTTGTCCCTCCGAGACTGAAGAAAACAAGGCCAGAGTTTGTCGGAGCAGACCACGCAGACGATCTCTTTACTGTGTGTGGATTCTGCTTTACAACTACTCATGTCAAACTAATGG AAGAATGCTCAAAAGAGGAGGAAAACGTCACCCGAACTGTCATGAAATACTGGGCAAACTTTGCTCGCACTGG GTCTCCAAACGGGGATGGCCTGGTGCActggccacagtttggacaagAGGAGAACTACCTGTTTATTGACACAGAGCAGGTGGTCCGTCAGCAgctgaggaaggagagaaatgTGTTCTTGACTCAGACTCTTCCAAAGATATTGGAGGAGCTCAAGAAGGAAGAGCACATGGAGTTCTAA
- the LOC129456300 gene encoding cocaine esterase-like — MKLHTYFIVTLILGLFLRAQGDSADQHAPVVQTSLGILKGGYVTVKGKETGAHAFLGVPFAKPPVGPALRLAPPQPVEKWSGVKDATEQPPMCVQNKAVLGNLASKLGIKVETPDISEDCLYLNIYTPANRDSDAKLPVMVWIHGGRFTSGAASAYDGSALAAYEDVVVVLIQYRLGLLGFLSTGEKDMAGNFGLLDQVEALKWVQQHIHNFGGNPDQVTIFGESAGGISVSYLFLSPLSNGLFHGGIAGSGTAVIFDILQKDPLITATLAANMSGCSLESPEIIGNCMKNVDLQKLVPLTEVPDLAPTTTVDGLFLTKSLHELFHNHEQLNIPFMTGITSNEGGWLFSNFLAPKNWREGMTRDEIKGVLSIFYPYEPKDVALNLIIDEYTGKSEDPKILRTAFTDIFADLIFTIPALITANAHTEAGAPVYVYEYNFVPPRLKKTRPEFVGADHADDLFTVCGFCFTTTHVKLMEECSKEEENVTRTVMKYWANFARTGSPNGDGLVHWPQFGQEENYLFIDAEQVVRQQLRKERFVFLTQTLPKILEEFKKDDHMEF, encoded by the exons ATGAAGCTCCACACGTACTTCATAGTAACTTTaattttggggttgtttttacgTGCTCAAGGTGACAGTGCAGATCAGCATG CTCCTGTTGTTCAAACTTCTCTGGGCATCTTGAAAGGTGGTTATGTGACAGTGAAAGGCAAAGAGACTGGAGCACATGCCTTTTTAGGAGTCCCGTTTGCTAAGCCGCCTGTGGGCCCAGCTCTTAGACTTGCTCCACCTCAGCCTGTAGAAAAATGGAGTGGAGTGAAAGATGCAACTGAACAACCTCCCAT gTGTGTTCAGAATAAAGCAGTGTTGGGAAACCTTGCCTCCAAACTAGGCATTAAAGTAGAAACTCCAGACATTTCAGAGGACTGCCTTTACCTCAACATTTACACTCCTGCAAACAGAGATTCTGACGCCAAGCTCCCT GTTATGGTTTGGATTCATGGAGGAAGATTTACTTCAGGTGCAGCTTCTGCATATGATGGTTCTGCGTTGGCTGCGTATGAAGATGTGGTGGTCGTGTTGATACAGTATCGCTTAGGACTTCTGGGATTTCTCAG CACTGGAGAGAAAGACATGGCTGGAAACTTTGGTCTTTTGGATCAGGTGGAGGCTCTGAAGTGGGTGCAGCAGCACATCCACAATTTTGGTGGGAACCCAGATCAAGTCACTATATTTGGGGAGTCTGCTGGAGGAATTAGTGTATCTTATTTG TTCCTTTCACCTTTGTCAAATGGACTGTTCCATGGTGGAATTGCAGGGAGTGGCACAGCTGTAATCTTTGATATTTTGCAAAAAGATCCTCTTATCACTGCAACG TTGGCAGCAAACATGTCTGGCTGCAGCCTTGAAAGTCCTGAAATTATTGGTAACTGCATGAAAAACGTTGATCTACAAAAACTAGTGCCACTCACAGAG GTACCAGACCTGGCACCTACAACAACAGTTGATGGACTTTTCTTGACAAAATCTTTACATGAACTGTTCCATAATCATGAACAACTAAATATTCCTTTTATGACTGGTATAACAAGCAACGAAGGTGGCTGGCTTTTCTCCAAT TTTTTGGCGCCTAAGAACTGGAGAGAGGGAATGACTCGGGATGAAATTAAAGGCGTACTGTCCATCTTCTACCCCTATGAA ccCAAAGATGTAGCTCTGAACTTGATCATAGATGAATACACAGGGAAAAGCGAGGATCCCAAAATACTCCGGACGGCCTTCACtgatatttttgcagatttaattTTCACCATTCCTGCGCTGATAACTGCAAACGCTCATACAG AGGCTGGAGCTCCTGTGTATGTTTATGAATACAACTTTGTCCCTCCAAGACTGAAGAAAACGAGGCCAGAGTTTGTCGGAGCAGACCACGCAGACGATCTCTTTACTGTGTGTGGATTCTGCTTTACAACTACTCATGTCAAACTAATGG AAGAATGCTCAAAAGAGGAGGAAAACGTCACCCGAACTGTCATGAAATACTGGGCAAACTTTGCTCGCACTGG ATCTCCAAACGGGGATGGCCTGGTGCActggccacagtttggacaagAGGAGAACTACCTGTTTATTGACGCGGAGCAGGTGGTCCGTCAGCAGCTGAGGAAGGAGAGATTTGTGTTCTTGACTCAGACTCTTCCAAAGATATTGGAGGAGTTCAAGAAGGACGACCATATGGAGTTCTAA